In Gossypium hirsutum isolate 1008001.06 chromosome D01, Gossypium_hirsutum_v2.1, whole genome shotgun sequence, the genomic window ACTGGTTCAAAAGtcgatatatatgtaatattattaaaataatattttttattttaattatttaaaaatatttttaattaatgcagtgtatatgaatatacacatttaattagttttattttaataaaatttttctaatttattcattcaattttaatcaccttacaatttattcattgtaTTATATCTACAGATCcaattttaatatattgaatatttgttttttaatcaaGTTCTTTACTTGATTATATCTAATgttccaattttaaaaaattcgaaTATGTATGTGCATGCACATTTATACCAGAATACATATTGAAAGAGAGAATGTGTGAAGGGCAAATGGCTTGATACATAATAGAAGGTCAAACCAgaagataattaaaatttattacacATCATACTCAATCAAGTGCTTTTAAGAAAGAAATTGATTTATAACACACATGGACATGCATAAATAAATAAGCaaggaaagaaaagggaattaCTTTCTATCACTCAAAAGGTCAAAGAGTTTTCCACCATATATCTCAAAATAGCTAAGCCACAATTTAAATCTCTGACTGTGATAAACTGGCTGATGCAAGAATCTAATGAGGTCTTGTGCAGCTCTGAGAGGTAATGGCTGCATGACATCATCATCATTTGCAAGCCGAGCTAGATCGAAAGCCCTCTGTCTTGTAATGAGTTCAAGAAGCATGACACCGTAGCCAAAAACATCAGTTTTCTCTAATGACTTTCCAGTTGATAGGTATTCAGGAGCTATGTGACCAATTGTGCCACGAACAGCAGTTGTGACGTGCGTATCTTTGTAGTCCATTAATTTGGCCAACCCAAAGTCACCGACAACTGCTTCAAATTCCTCATCCAACAATATATTTGCAGCCTTTACATCACGGTGTATAATCTTAGGGTCACAATGATCATGAAAATATGCAAGCCCCCTTGCAGCTCCTAATGCAATCCGTTTCCTTACAGCCCAATCAAGTGGTGCTTGAGATTCCGGACGTTCTAGACAATGTAAAAATCAGATCAATAGATGGTCCATTGTAACAAGAGTTCAAAAAGTATTTGGCATCCACGAATTTCTAACAATTCCACTTCGATTCAAAGACAATCCACATTCACCAAGCAcatgaatttaaaaataacaaatgttATAATACAAGTTTCCAGTAGGTGATCAGTAGCTCAGAATATCATCTCAAACTGAAGAAGCAAAAGAGAAGATATTTGATAATTGAGGCTAACAATAGATTTAATAATTAACAGTCAGAAAAAAATTGGCAACCTGAAGAACATACATATGATAAATGGCGCACCAAATACAGAGAGCATAGCACAAATGTGAAACATGAGACTAAAGAAATAAACGAGGAGAAAACAGCCAGTACCTCTTAAACAGGAACCTAAAGCCATCTTAGGCAATATTATAATCAGATTTTAGATCTGAGCTCAAAGGCACCTTCTTAAAAAACAGACCCAGATGTAAAAAAGCTCAGGATCAGCAATATACCAAAAAATTGGCAAATGCaaagaaaaatacaaaggaaTATCTCAACTCCCAATCAAATATctatataaatacaaataaaagtgAAGCAGGCCTCAAAGTTAAGCACAATTAAAagctaataataattaataataataataataaaatcgaGAACAAACCTGATGGAATTGGAGCTGTAGGTGTGATAGGAGGCGGCGGAGCAGGTGGAGGATTATTCAACCGATTATTAGCAAAACTGTGAACAAAAGAAGCAGCAATTCAAGAGGCTAGCCTAAGAGTACAGATATGATAAAACAGTGGCGACGAGGATCAGAAGTTAGGGTGAGAGAAACATGAAATAGCATAAGAGAAAAACCTGATGGGAGTGAAGAGTGAAAAGGAACCATTAACTGGAATATCTCCTTCTAGCTTATTGTTTGAAAGATCCCTGCATGGCATAATACAACATCCTGCACCATTTAAAATACTGTAAAGAAGATTTATTTCATCACATAAACAGATAACAACAAAGAAGTTAAAATCATATcatgaaaacatttaaaatactGTAAAGCGCTAAAGCTCCACTATAACTTGAAAGATTCAAAACAACAAACAGGGTTCAAGACGACATCAGACATGGATGAAGACAACGCATTGGTTAATTTAACCAAACTGGATATCGAGAATTAGAACGTAAAATTGTATCGAAAACTTTCGCATAAATTAGTAAGCGTGCAAGTATCTCTCCAGTCAAGCCAATTACAGCACCAAAGCtaattgaaatttaaaacaaACAGTCAACCTTATGCCACTGCTAAACCAATCCAATAGCTACTAAATTCATCTAATTTGAATCATATACattaaatttaacaataattccaTTTGCAAAGTTCAAAGTTCAAACAAGAAAATAAGAGGAAATAATCATGACGAACCTTCCGCATTTCCTGAAACTCTGAAAACCAAATCCAACACCAAAATTAACTGTAAACAAACGGAGATTAACCGCTCCATCATTCTAATTCCGACTATCAAAGAGCTAAATCTCACATATTGATCGTTAACCGAATcaagtagcaaaaaaaaaaaggaaactaaaGAAGAAATTAACAAACGATGAAATTCAAAAACACTCTCTCTgaactaaaacaaaaaaagaagaaggttaAATTAAAAATTCCAGAAAGTTCTTGGCTTCACTCTCTCTAGTTATCGTCTAGAAAGTAATTACagtattttttctttttacgCTCCGAGTATTatgaaagaaaatagagagaaagagagggaaaacgaaagaaaacaaaggaaaaggcAAGAAAATAAACTGGGACCAAATCGGCAGAAAAGAAAAGCAATGAAACAAGGAAGCAAATCGGATGAAGGTGGAAAACAGAAGAGAAACAAAGGGGATCGGGAGAGGGTAAAAGAGGGAGGGTTTGCTGAAGCGTCACCTAATCTGGGCAGAagggggaatagaaatcggtgctTTTCACCGATTAGGAAAGTAACGGAATACACGCGTATTAACAATACGCTGAACCAAACGGCGGATTAGAGAGGtattaggtggggcccaccgattagaggtgtattggcatagccaatacaccaaaccacaccaaaccaaacaagctGTAAGAGTCAgactaaaatattattatattaatttaaaacaaaaatttaccaaTGGTGTTGTTAAGTTCTCCAGTTCAATTGCAAACTGCATTGATATGCTAAGCATGGCGCTCTGGAGAAGAGTCCCTCACCGGCTGCTTCTAATCCGCAGCTTCGTTTACGCCAGGATCAAGTGGGTTCGTGACCCATACCTAGACATTGCCGTCGAAAGAGAGAAAAACCTCAAAGAAATCCTTTCCCTCAAAAACCAAATCCTCTCCTCTCCTTCCAAATCCCTCCCCCTTTCCTCTCTCTCCCGTCTCAAATCCCATTTCAATCTCCCCACCTCTACATCCAAGCTCTTTCAAAACTACCCTTCCATTTTCTCCCCCTTCCAACCCTCTCCCTCTCTTCCTCTCCACGTCAAGCTTACCCCTCAAGCCATGACTCTGCACAAAGAGGAGCTAGCTattcacaactctccccctcatCGAAACGACGTCGTAAACAGGTTGGTTAAGCTCTTAATGCTGACTAAAGCAGTTAGGCTGCCTTTACATATCTTAGACAAGTTCAAATTTGATCTCGGCCTTCCCACTAATTATATTACCTTTCTTCTTTCTGATTATCCTGATTATTTCCAAATTTGTGAATATAAAAACCCTTCTGATGGAAAAGAAACCCTTTTTTTAGAGCTTATTTCTTGGAGGAATGAACTTGCCATTTCCGAAATGGAAAAGAGAGCTTCTTTTTCTGACGGTGTGAAATTGAAAAAAGGGTTGCCGTTAAGGTTTTCGATGAAATTACCCAACGGGTTTGATTTAGAGAAGAAGGTGAAGAATTGGGTTGACGCATGGCAAGATTTGCCTTACATTTCACCTTACGAGAATTCATTTCATTTAGGGCCTAATAGTGACCAGGCGGAGAAATGGACTGTGGCAGTGCTTCACGAGTTGTTGTGGCTGTTGGTGTCAAAGAAGACTGAAGGAAAGAATGTGTTTTGTTTGGGAGAGTATTTAGGGTTCGGGAACCGATTTAAGAAGGCGCTGATGCATTTTCCGGGGATATTTTATGTTTCGAATAAGATTAGGACACAGACCGTGGTGCTTAAGGAAGCTTATAGGAAAGATTTCTTGATGGAGAAGCATCCATTGATGGGTATGCGGTTTAGGTATATTCATCTTATGAATAAGTCGGAAAAGTTTCGAAAAAGAGATGGTGTTCCAGTGTTTAGGAGGAAAAGAAAGGTTATGTCAAATGCTGATGAAGGGGAAGTTATAAAAGAAGATGATAAGATTGTGGAGGAAAATAAGGATTTAAACTTGTTGTCTGGTTCGGGATCTAATGATGGTTTTGATGACGAGCCTTCTAAAGTTCAGGTAATGGATATATAGTCTGTAAAGGATACACCAATAGATGAATAAAGATAAATATGATTTCAGGGAGAATTCTGCTAGAGCAAGCATGACTTCGTGTACTTGGCGTATCAATGTATTTGAACTGCACCTATGCAAAAGAAAGAAGCATAAAACCAGACATGGGCTTAGAGGGATGCTCAGTTTCTCAGAATGTCGATTCTTGAAGTTAATATAAGTAATTATGAAACAGGGCAGACAATGGGACGATAGTTGTGCAAATGATGTGAACGCAATGGTCCGAAATTGGGTAATGACTTTGACTAGATGAGAATGTTTAATCTTTGATTTGTGGCTGTATAGGCTACAATTAGTTTATGCCTACTATAGTATTTACAAGATGCAGTTGTGCTTTTTAAGTTTCACACTCTATTATGATGCTGTTCTGTGTTGAATGTGTAAACAGGCACAAGCATCTTGGTACTATCCATTGAACAATATAAGGTCACACATTGGAGATGACAGAGTGACCAAGTGTAAAAGTTTTGTCTACTACTGCCAGAAATATTATAAGAACTGATTCAATGAATTGAACAAAACTTTTGTTTGAATGTGGTGATGCATTAATAAAATTGTGGAAGTTTGTTGATCACTTGGTCTTTGTAAAGGGCCACAAGGGGTCATCATCACAATATTCACAAATCTTAAGGAGAAACCCTATAGAAAGTGCAAAACATTGTAAAAGAGAGGAAGTTGGATCTGTAAAGAAAGAATATGCTGATGTTGTAGGAACTTAGAAAACAGAATAAGAAATTTCAGCAGAAACttaagttttaagcttcgatatCTTGCTAAACAAACAAGGAGTTAAGCTCAAGCTATAAGGACATAATGCTTGAATAAAAACCAAAAACAAGAAGAAGGATTTGCTGAATGATTCATCATCAATTTCTGAAAACAAAAGCATTACATATAACAAGTAATCAACTTGTCAAAAGATGAAAAACATCACCTAAACATGCCCAACTCCACTAACAAAGTcttgaaacttataaaattttgctTGCACACTTGGTTAAGTTGGTTTATCAAATCGATCAGCGCCAAATTACATCAAGTGTATCACTAACATAGTTCTAATGTAACTAAGCAACAAAACATCAACTAAAAAGTAACAAAACAGCAGTTTATGCTTCGGCTGCAACTTGCATGGCTTGAACTGCTTTGGTTTGCATGTAAGCCACATTTTAACACTCCTCCTTAGCTTCCATGCTGCAAACTTCTAATTTGGCTCTCAAATTTTTGAACATTGATACACAAAGAGACTTTGTCAAGATATCAACTAACTGATCTTCAGAACTGCAATGAACCAGTCTGATTTCTTAAGATTGTTTCATTTCCCTAACAAAATGaaacttgattttaaaatgctttattttcccatgaaacactggattctttgcaattgcaacagcagattgaTTATCACTTCTGATCTCTGTTGCTTCTCTTTAGTGCAAGTTCATATCTGCCATGATATTCCTTAACCAAATTGCTTGGTTAACAGCTCCTGCAGCAGCTACATATTCTGCTTCAGCCATTGATTGAGCAACTAGtttgcttctttgagctccaacAAAAAATAACTAATCCAAGGGTAAATAGATACCTTGaagtgcttttcatgtcatcaatCGATCCTGCCAGTCACTGTCAGCAAAACCAAGGAGGTTCATGCTGTCAACCTTGGTAAACATCATTCCAAAGCTCAGAATACCTTTAATGTACATGAGAACTCTCTTTGCAGCTTGAAAATGATTCAAATTGCAGTAGTGCATGAACCTGGATAGGAGACTGACTGCAAACATTATGTCTGGTCTTGTGGCTGTTAAGTAGAGCAAACATCCCACTAGGCTCCTATAGGTTGATTCatcaaacttttcataatttcCTTAACCTGATAGCTTTTCTCCAACAACAATTGGAGTGTTGGTTGCTTTGCAATTCTGCATGGAGAATCTGTTTAGAATTTTCAAGGCAGATGCCTTTTGGCTTAAGAAATTTCCTTGCTGAGTTTGAGGCACCTTCATGCCAAGGAAATAGGAAATTTCACCCAAATCTGACATTTCAAACATGCTCCTCATACAGGGAGACTACAAGCAGTGTTTCttcaccttccttcttcacaTACAGTGTTAGCTCACTAATGCTTCTCTCAAACCCCAAGCTTGTTAGGTAGGTGTCGATtctgtcataccaggcccttaGTGCCTACTTTAAGCCATATAAGGTTTTTCTCAGCTTGTTCACTTTGTCTTCTGCACCAACAACTTTAAAACCTTCTAGCTATTCAACAAATATTTCCTCATCAAGAAAACCATTAAGGAAGGCAGAATTTACATCAAGTTGATGTATTTTCCACTGCCTTTGAGCACCCAATGCAACCAGCAGTTTGATTGTATTAAGTCTTGCCACTGGTGCAAATGTTTCAAAGTAGTCAATCCCATACTTCTGACTGAATCCCTTTACTACTAAACTTGCCTTCAGATTTTTCAAAGTTCCATCCGCATTGTGTTTAGCTCAAAACACCCATTTTACTTCTATGTCCTTCCTATGAACTGGTATTGCAACTAACACCTAGGTCTAGTTTTTTGTAAATCATGCTCATTTCATCAAACATGGCTTGCCTCCAGCCTTCTTAAGCTTGAGCTTCCTCAAAACATGTTGGTTTAACAGTAGCCACATCTGCCCTCTCATATATTTCACTAAGTGGTCTGGTTCCTCTAACTGGCTCATGATCAATGTCCATCTGTAACAGCCCGTtcgtgtcagaaacagtggttttggggccaccaaattcgacgagtaagtttgtaaatattattatttaatatttaagagtcaaatgtgatttttaaaaaagtttttgatttgataatttatgttatataagtgatttattaagttcaagtggttttagaaaatgaggtattgtgaccttgtttttataaactacgccataaatatttttataaatatttgcggagtgtcattaaggtggtattaaagtttcgttaagaaattttaatgtttggtagttaattaagagaaaaggaccaaattaaaaaaaatgcatttttGAGACTCCGTTCCTGTAaatcggactcgtaaatatttttaataaatatttacaaagctagttgtgtagttaattaggtttcgatTAAGTGAACttgcttgaattaaaagtaattaggtataaggactaaattgcatatagggtgaaagttgaactatagattaaagaaaaatttaagggactaaataagcaattatgTCATTGGCattaaatgaggcggcataaggatggagatatttataaaatttaaagttaaaatatataatattatatcttaattattaagtatatatattatattatattatattatattataatgataaaataaagaataaataaaaaagaaagaaagataaaaacgaaacagaaagaaaaagaaagaaagaaagaaaagaaaagaaaaaggaaagaaaggaaggagaaAGTCACGGCCTTAGGGCTTCAATTGttcaaagttcaattggttagtcaatttagtccctttttcttgtaatatttatgtttttagaaaTCCGGTGTTAAATACTACGCGACCCatgtaaaaattttagaaattattgagtttttaagtgttgtctatgttgaataattttagtattagggactaaattgatagatttttaagttagaaatgaaaaaggattaaattgtgaaaattttgaaatttagggatttaagtgaaattcgagagttaaatctagtttaaagtggaaattgaatgaaaatataggattaaatgtaaataaataaagttagtctcggtttagggactaaattgaaaattaggcaaatattgagcaaaaattgaaatatgcaatatgaaattgaattgtgttgtattgatgaattttaattgttttaattccatagctaacgTCGTAGTGAAATCCTcaattaaaaagggaaaagataaagccGACGtggaatagctcggaattcctggtttgtatttctataatccgaatctagttattaattattgtattttgatttaatgcttATGGCaagtggttgaggtgagtatttggtattttgatattgaattgaattaaagttgatggaaattgattgaattggtatatatattatgattgtattgattatttgatttgaattgaatttatgtgattatatgaaaaattgatattggttattggttgtttttgaaatgtgaaatttaaaccCAATTAACTgcatcgggctgagtcggatgtagatggcatgccataggattggaagggTTCAGAGATTTTTTCGACTTTGagtcaatgagacactgggtgtcaaattattacttcagaTTAATTCggtgaggcactgggtgccaatttattTCGGTTTAgccaatgagacactgggtgtcaaattattccttcgaattatccgatgaggcactgggtaccaaattggtgtgttttggttggatccgtgtatccgtctgagtccgagtcatgttaataggggtaattaaatgaaatgacaTTATGATCGGTGCTGGATGATACtatatgtgaaatgaaaatgggattgtgaattgaaatatagattgagacacatgaattgtgtattcatgaattggacATGGAATGAACATTATTATTGTTTAAGTGAAATGTGTATTATATTGTGAGAAGCTATTTTATGGCAAATAATGAGAATTGAGTATGGTataaaatgatgtatttatgaTTTGAGTATTGAATGATTAATGCTATTgtataaataaatgtgaattttaagtattcaattgtgcttaatatttaattgtgtctattatattattttgtctttaaatatttgaattatggaaataccattgagttttactcaacgtacggttttcttttccgtgcgcaggttaggtacttaacttttgatcgccgattcagtatccaacaacgatcccgaactcaaatgtggtgatgtttatcatTTGTATCGGCACGTACCTaaggtgtctaaataatagttattttgtggtttgattgtaaatgaggttataagtttaatttttattggttttagacatataaatatgtgtttgtttttgaagctATATTATGGCATGGCAAATTGAATTAAATCTAGATAGGTGCATGTGAattttaattctatgtttaagtgttcatgaactaggcaaaattgatttggatttgatatgtttataatttggattaaaatgatgctttgatgacttgttttgatgatatgaaatgtttgaaatttctgtctgtttgatctataaactccggtaatgctctataacccggTTCTGGTGAGGGATacaggttgggggtgttacaccatTTCTTGATCATTTTGATCAACTTCAGTTTGCACTGTCACTAAGTCTTCAGCAGTACATTCTAGTTCACTTTTATCCTAATTCCAGGTTGACCTCTCATCAAATACAACTTCTCTACTCACAAAAACTTTGTAAGTTGTAGGATCCAGAATCATATAGCCCTTCTTGACACTGCTATAACCCACTAGAATGCCAGGCTGAGCCTTCTTTGCCAATTTTTCCCTTTTGACCGCAGGAATGTGTGCATAACATATGCAACCAAAGACTTTTAGGTGAGCAACTGATGGCTTGAACCCAAATCAGGCCTCAAATGGAGTTTTTTCAAACAAGGCTTTAGTTGGTAGCCTGTTTTGAAGATAAACTGCAATGTTCACTGCCTCAGTCCAAAAACTTCTAGGAAAATTCCTTTCAAACATCAAGCATTTGGCCATATCCATCAGAGTTTGATTCTTTCTCTCACTGAcaccattctgctgaggtgtgtaggTGTTTGTGAACTAGTGTTCGATCCCTGATTCTTCACAAAAACTTTGAAACATTGCTGAGGTGTACTCTGTCCCATTGTCTGACCTTAGTGTCCTGAGCTTGCAACCTAATTGAGTTTCTGCTGCAACCTTGAATTTCCAAAACACTGAGCTACTTCTGACTTGAGCTTTAGAAAGTAAACCCAACAGAACCTTGAATAATCATTAATGAAGAGAATGAAGAACCTACTGCCATTCAAGGATTGTGTTTTCATAGAGCAACACAAATCAGCGTAGACTAACTATAActtttcagaggctctccaggaCTTTTTTACTAGAAATGCCAGCCTAGCTTGCTTTCTTAGCTGCCACCTCACTAATTGAACTCTTGTTCCAATCAACAATAAAGCTTCTGTCAGTCATGGTTACTGATATgatcttggatccacttggatcactaaTTAGGCACTTTTTGCCTTTGAATCcaataaaatattctttttcaaCTAGTTAAGCAATACTTAGCAGATTTCTATCTATTTCAGGTACTAAAaaaacattagaaacaagtttGGTACCTGAAGGAGTGTCAATCAGCACATCTCTCTTGCCTTCTGCTTTGATGTATTGTCCATGGCCTACTTTTAC contains:
- the LOC107921134 gene encoding protein WHAT'S THIS FACTOR 9, mitochondrial, which codes for MLSMALWRRVPHRLLLIRSFVYARIKWVRDPYLDIAVEREKNLKEILSLKNQILSSPSKSLPLSSLSRLKSHFNLPTSTSKLFQNYPSIFSPFQPSPSLPLHVKLTPQAMTLHKEELAIHNSPPHRNDVVNRLVKLLMLTKAVRLPLHILDKFKFDLGLPTNYITFLLSDYPDYFQICEYKNPSDGKETLFLELISWRNELAISEMEKRASFSDGVKLKKGLPLRFSMKLPNGFDLEKKVKNWVDAWQDLPYISPYENSFHLGPNSDQAEKWTVAVLHELLWLLVSKKTEGKNVFCLGEYLGFGNRFKKALMHFPGIFYVSNKIRTQTVVLKEAYRKDFLMEKHPLMGMRFRYIHLMNKSEKFRKRDGVPVFRRKRKVMSNADEGEVIKEDDKIVEENKDLNLLSGSGSNDGFDDEPSKVQVMDI
- the LOC107921831 gene encoding BRASSINOSTEROID INSENSITIVE 1-associated receptor kinase 1 translates to MPCRDLSNNKLEGDIPVNGSFSLFTPISFANNRLNNPPPAPPPPITPTAPIPSERPESQAPLDWAVRKRIALGAARGLAYFHDHCDPKIIHRDVKAANILLDEEFEAVVGDFGLAKLMDYKDTHVTTAVRGTIGHIAPEYLSTGKSLEKTDVFGYGVMLLELITRQRAFDLARLANDDDVMQPLPLRAAQDLIRFLHQPVYHSQRFKLWLSYFEIYGGKLFDLLSDRK